One window of Brachybacterium ginsengisoli genomic DNA carries:
- a CDS encoding TetR/AcrR family transcriptional regulator, with protein MTGAPTSDTRERLIAAAADLIAAAPGEEFSLRAVCDAVGVKMPTLYHFFGSKQGLIDAVIEHGFDLYLNEKSSMESSGDPIQDIRAGWDAHVAFGLANPGFYTLMYGKVRPGHSPEAQSRPSEILRALTARAAEQGRLLVPSEQAAAHILVTNIGVTLRQIILAAPDPALSQTVREGAISAITGKGTRDNDSLTTAIELAAAQPDVLGRAETQLLIEWLGRLSRVEKLQ; from the coding sequence ATGACAGGAGCACCGACAAGCGATACACGGGAGCGACTGATAGCGGCAGCCGCCGACCTCATCGCCGCCGCCCCCGGCGAGGAGTTCTCCCTGCGCGCGGTGTGCGACGCAGTCGGGGTGAAGATGCCGACGCTCTACCACTTCTTCGGCTCCAAGCAAGGGCTGATCGACGCTGTCATCGAGCACGGGTTCGACCTCTACCTGAACGAGAAGTCGTCGATGGAGTCCTCGGGCGATCCCATCCAGGACATCCGTGCCGGCTGGGATGCCCACGTCGCCTTCGGTCTGGCCAACCCCGGGTTCTACACTCTGATGTACGGGAAGGTCCGCCCTGGGCACTCCCCCGAGGCGCAGTCCCGTCCCAGCGAGATCCTGCGCGCGCTCACGGCGCGGGCCGCCGAACAGGGCAGGCTTCTGGTGCCCTCTGAGCAGGCTGCCGCGCACATCCTAGTGACCAACATCGGCGTCACCCTGCGCCAGATCATCCTGGCAGCGCCGGATCCTGCCCTGTCTCAAACTGTCCGTGAAGGCGCTATCTCGGCGATCACCGGCAAGGGAACACGAGACAACGACTCGCTCACCACTGCCATCGAGCTCGCTGCAGCACAACCGGATGTCCTCGGCAGGGCGGAGACCCAGCTCCTCATCGAATGGCTCGGCCGGTTGAGCAGGGTTGAGAAGCTGCAGTAG